One Aphidius gifuensis isolate YNYX2018 linkage group LG5, ASM1490517v1, whole genome shotgun sequence genomic region harbors:
- the LOC122857546 gene encoding 39S ribosomal protein L44, mitochondrial, protein MNAFCLCPRVIIRAHMPMTIDSLGKRYIKRHVAPTFKEIGKRKKQLCAPLEPVRSSFLEWNYDAEIYAFNQRLTEKFDSKLLVRALTHRSYVVQQENEERKVGIEDHQITIDDNQELINVGSTLTSKIVKIYLSLALPRAPKECIQACHDHLLTEEVLARSSLLIGTKDIILTEESPPLQSTLANTFLALVAALSKSTNEVHAGKFVRDFILMTLTERDLAELWCPENPIKILNKILANETKEPVEPRLITQCGVNSVLPAYQIALYSKKEYLAEGIETSVEKAMRVASLNALYDMFGISSSSKPIAANIIVDPSSNPVENLPLNEWCTRNATKLMEKRSV, encoded by the exons atgaatgcATTCTGTTTATGTCCACGCGTAATAATTCGCGCGCACATGCCCATGACGATTGATTCGCTTG GCAAACGATACATTAAACGACACGTCGCTCCCACATTTAAGGAAATTGGGAAGCGAAAAAAACAACTCTGTGCACCATTAGAACCAGTTCGAAGTTCCTTTCTAGAGTGGAACTATGATGCCGAGATTTATGCATTTAATCAACGACTCACAGAAAAATTTGACAGTAAATTGCTGGTTCGTGCGTTAACTCATCGCTCATATGTTGTGCAGCAAGAAAATGAGGAAAGAAAGGTCGGCATCGAAGATCATCAGATCACCATAGATGACAACCAAGAACTGATCAACGTGGGTTCGACTTTAACTtctaaaattgttaaaatttatttgagtcTAGCACTACCTCGAGCACCGAAAGAATGTATTCA agcCTGTCACGATCATCTCTTAACAGAAGAAGTATTGGCAAGAAGTTCTTTATTGATTGGCACAAAAGACATTATTCTCACTGAG GAATCTCCTCCGTTACAATCTACTTTAGCCAATACATTTCTAGCGCTTGTCGCTGCTCTTTCTAAGAGCACAAACGAAGTTCACGCCGGTAAATTTGTGCGAGATTTTATTCTTATGACTCTAACGGAGCGTGATCTCGCTGAACTATGGTGCCCGGAAAATCCTATcaaaattctaaataaaattcttgCAAACGAAACAAAAGAACCAGTGGAACCTCGATTAATCACGCAATGCGGTGTCAATTCAGTTCTGCCAGCTTACCAAATTGCTCTTTACTCAAAAAAAGAATATCTTGCTGAAG GTATTGAAACTTCGGTAGAAAAAGCTATGCGTGTAGCGTCATTGAATGCACTTTATGATATGTTTGGCATTTCATCCTCGAGCAAACCCATCGCAGCTAACATCATTGTTGATCCATCATCTAATCCTGTTGAAAACTTGCCGCTTAATGAGTGGTGTACAAGAAATGCCACCAAACTAATGGAGAAAAGAAGTGTTTAA